In a single window of the Candidatus Deferrimicrobium sp. genome:
- a CDS encoding aliphatic sulfonate ABC transporter substrate-binding protein produces MSFDVKGKAVFVGSSETLQQDQKDGFYNDKGMKRMYGLAAGLVLVEAVVGGFTDCERSHGNGAPRTGGMEVRIALQPIPQFAPLYVAKEKGWLQEEFLRQGAIVKWSSFPASFPMNESFASGEQDIGLMGDAPAIIGRAAGMDTRIIGRASSGPTALAVVVGKHAPIASPRDLRGRKVATVKGSSAHHLLTIVLRNGGMTTDDIRFVNMSQGDIATALEKREIDAAAVQEPLITRLSDQGTARVLADGTGLKKGILVFVATKAFVDRNPGLVRKFLEVYERGRQYIHGNPGEAARLLSDEMNLSSRQLERVLARFDFDPRLSDDDIAEMKSSEEFMSAAHTINERVDIATFVSPASPSR; encoded by the coding sequence GTGTCCTTCGACGTGAAGGGGAAGGCCGTTTTCGTGGGATCATCGGAAACCCTTCAGCAGGACCAGAAAGACGGGTTCTACAACGATAAAGGCATGAAAAGGATGTACGGACTGGCTGCGGGATTGGTCCTCGTTGAAGCGGTGGTCGGCGGATTCACCGACTGCGAGCGATCCCACGGAAACGGCGCCCCCCGGACCGGGGGAATGGAGGTCCGGATCGCATTGCAGCCCATCCCGCAGTTCGCCCCGCTGTACGTGGCCAAGGAAAAGGGCTGGCTGCAGGAGGAATTTCTGAGACAGGGGGCGATCGTGAAGTGGAGCTCTTTCCCGGCGAGCTTCCCGATGAACGAATCGTTCGCCTCCGGCGAACAGGACATCGGCCTGATGGGCGATGCCCCCGCCATCATCGGCAGGGCCGCGGGAATGGACACGCGCATCATCGGGCGGGCCTCCTCCGGTCCCACCGCGCTGGCCGTTGTCGTGGGGAAACACGCCCCGATCGCGTCGCCGAGGGACCTGAGAGGAAGGAAGGTGGCGACGGTCAAGGGATCCTCTGCCCACCATCTCCTGACGATCGTGTTGCGGAACGGCGGAATGACCACCGACGACATCCGGTTCGTGAACATGTCGCAGGGCGACATCGCGACGGCCCTGGAAAAGAGGGAGATCGACGCGGCGGCCGTCCAGGAGCCGCTGATCACAAGGCTTTCCGACCAGGGGACGGCGCGGGTGCTGGCCGACGGGACGGGCCTCAAGAAGGGGATTCTCGTTTTCGTCGCCACGAAGGCCTTCGTTGACCGGAACCCGGGCCTCGTCCGGAAGTTCCTCGAGGTCTACGAGCGGGGGCGGCAGTACATCCATGGGAATCCCGGGGAGGCGGCGCGTCTCCTATCGGACGAGATGAACCTTTCCTCGAGGCAGCTTGAGAGGGTGCTCGCCAGATTCGACTTCGATCCCCGCCTTTCCGACGATGACATCGCGGAGATGAAGTCGAGCGAGGAATTCATGAGTGCCGCTCACACCATCAACGAGCGGGTGGATATCGCGACCTTTGTCTCCCCGGCGTCTCCCTCCCGCTGA
- a CDS encoding helix-turn-helix domain-containing protein — protein sequence MIDIGARIKHLRQINGLAQADLAERAGLTKGAISQVERNLTSPSVANLFEILTALNETPSSFFADVDEEKVLFRKSDALPSEVTGYKAFDTLLPKSRYRSIVAYRATIAPGKETPPEPPQEGENYIHVLAGRLGLRLGQISYVARKGESLYFAGEQEFAFSNKGKTLVDFLWVRTSGR from the coding sequence GTGATCGACATCGGCGCAAGGATCAAGCACCTCCGCCAGATCAACGGGCTGGCGCAGGCCGATCTGGCCGAGCGCGCGGGCCTGACCAAGGGCGCCATCTCCCAGGTCGAGCGCAATCTCACCTCCCCCTCCGTCGCGAACCTCTTCGAGATCCTCACCGCCCTCAACGAAACGCCCTCCTCTTTCTTCGCCGACGTCGACGAGGAAAAGGTGCTCTTCCGGAAGAGCGACGCCCTCCCCTCCGAAGTCACCGGGTACAAAGCGTTCGACACGCTCCTGCCCAAGAGCCGCTACCGCTCCATCGTCGCCTACCGCGCCACGATCGCCCCGGGGAAGGAAACGCCCCCGGAGCCTCCGCAGGAAGGGGAGAACTACATCCACGTTCTCGCCGGGCGGCTGGGCCTTCGGCTCGGACAGATCTCGTACGTGGCCCGCAAGGGGGAGAGCCTCTACTTCGCGGGGGAGCAGGAGTTCGCGTTTTCGAACAAGGGGAAGACGCTCGTCGACTTCCTCTGGGTGCGCACGAGCGGACGATAA
- a CDS encoding KamA family radical SAM protein, whose translation METHPGDDAVPLRRPKGRTATAGLPWPQVSREQWNDYHWQLSHRITSVDDLAGLCRIPPEEAQRLSRVTDIYRLGITPYYFSLIRFDDPDDPIARQAVPSAEEYFGAENGEDDPLEEEKDMPVPGLTHRYPDRCLMVVTNFCSMYCRHCTRKRIWTLGEATKTEFELGKMFAYIRRHEEIRDVIVSGGDPLTLPTDRIEYILKSLRKIPHVEIIRIGTRVPVVLPMRIDEELCAVLEKYGPIWLNTQFNHPREITDEARQACDRLLRAGVPVTNQTVLLKGVNDHAEIIRKLNTDLLKAKVRPYYLFQCDMVRGLDHFRTRLSKGIQIMEALRGLTSGLAIPSYVVDVPGGGGKIPLMPNYILSMGEDRTVLRNYEGIIVSYEEVRDDGRPSSRVDSALPPPRNDVYRLLTGEVRALIPAGNDRMARRKRRCESGSPST comes from the coding sequence ATGGAGACCCATCCCGGTGACGACGCCGTACCGCTGAGGCGCCCGAAGGGAAGGACCGCGACGGCCGGCCTTCCCTGGCCGCAGGTCTCGCGCGAGCAGTGGAACGACTACCATTGGCAGCTGTCCCACCGCATCACCTCCGTCGACGACCTCGCGGGGCTTTGCCGGATCCCCCCGGAAGAAGCGCAGCGCCTCTCCCGCGTGACGGACATCTACCGGCTCGGGATCACTCCTTACTATTTCTCGCTCATCCGGTTCGACGATCCCGACGATCCGATCGCCCGCCAGGCGGTTCCCTCCGCAGAGGAGTATTTCGGCGCCGAGAACGGCGAGGACGACCCGCTCGAGGAGGAGAAGGACATGCCGGTCCCGGGTCTCACTCACCGTTATCCGGACCGCTGCCTGATGGTCGTCACCAATTTCTGCTCGATGTATTGCCGCCACTGTACGCGGAAGCGGATCTGGACGCTGGGCGAAGCGACGAAGACCGAGTTCGAACTGGGGAAGATGTTCGCCTACATCCGGCGTCACGAGGAGATCCGCGACGTCATCGTCTCAGGCGGAGATCCGCTGACCCTTCCGACCGATCGGATCGAGTACATTCTGAAGAGCCTTCGCAAGATCCCGCACGTCGAGATCATCCGGATCGGCACCCGCGTGCCGGTGGTTCTCCCGATGCGGATCGACGAAGAACTGTGCGCGGTGCTCGAAAAGTACGGACCCATCTGGCTGAACACGCAGTTCAACCACCCCCGGGAGATCACCGACGAGGCGCGCCAGGCATGCGACCGGCTCCTTCGCGCGGGCGTGCCCGTGACCAACCAGACCGTCCTGCTCAAGGGCGTCAACGACCACGCCGAGATCATCCGCAAGCTCAACACGGATCTGCTGAAGGCGAAGGTCCGCCCCTACTACCTCTTCCAGTGCGACATGGTGCGCGGGCTGGACCATTTCCGCACGCGTCTGTCGAAGGGGATCCAGATCATGGAGGCGCTGCGGGGCCTCACCTCCGGGCTCGCGATCCCTTCCTACGTGGTGGACGTTCCCGGGGGCGGCGGCAAGATCCCGCTGATGCCGAACTACATCCTCTCGATGGGCGAGGACCGGACGGTTCTGCGGAACTACGAGGGGATCATCGTCAGCTACGAGGAGGTTCGGGACGACGGACGGCCCTCTTCGCGAGTCGATTCGGCGCTCCCTCCCCCGCGCAACGACGTCTACCGGCTGCTGACCGGCGAGGTGCGCGCGCTCATCCCAGCCGGGAACGACCGGATGGCCAGGAGGAAACGCCGGTGCGAGTCGGGCTCGCCTTCAACGTAA
- a CDS encoding GNAT family N-acetyltransferase, protein MTRIRRIEPGDREAIRALIAGTGAFKPFEVDVALELVDVALTQKEQDDYHPYVLVEDDGTVVAYACFGKNAMTTGTFDLYWIATRTDRMGKGYGRAILSFVEEEVRRRGGYLLVIETSSQESYGSTRQFYDKVGCTLAARLPDYYAEGDDKLIYLKRVR, encoded by the coding sequence GTGACGCGCATCCGCCGCATCGAACCGGGCGACCGCGAGGCGATCCGGGCGCTGATCGCCGGAACCGGCGCGTTCAAGCCGTTCGAAGTGGACGTTGCGTTGGAACTGGTCGACGTCGCCCTCACGCAGAAAGAGCAGGACGACTACCACCCGTACGTTCTCGTGGAGGACGACGGTACGGTCGTCGCTTACGCCTGCTTCGGGAAGAACGCAATGACGACGGGGACCTTCGACCTGTACTGGATCGCGACGCGAACGGACCGGATGGGGAAAGGGTACGGACGCGCCATCCTGTCGTTTGTCGAGGAGGAGGTACGGCGGCGCGGAGGGTACCTCCTGGTGATCGAGACGTCGTCGCAGGAGAGCTACGGCTCCACGCGGCAATTCTACGACAAGGTCGGCTGCACCCTCGCCGCGCGGCTGCCCGACTACTACGCGGAGGGCGACGACAAGCTCATCTACCTGAAGCGTGTCCGCTGA
- a CDS encoding zf-TFIIB domain-containing protein has product MTGGIRKPSESEEEYIARIEYQRRKRVEEEKHREMAELEKRHRKELHFMHCPKCGMKLIEVDYKSLKVDRCSACNGIWLDAGELEAAVELERGLLGRIFGL; this is encoded by the coding sequence ATGACCGGCGGGATCCGGAAACCGTCCGAGAGCGAAGAGGAATATATCGCTCGCATCGAGTACCAGCGGAGGAAGAGGGTCGAGGAGGAGAAGCATCGCGAGATGGCCGAGCTGGAGAAGCGTCATCGGAAGGAGCTGCACTTCATGCACTGTCCCAAGTGCGGGATGAAGCTGATCGAGGTCGACTACAAGAGTCTGAAGGTCGACCGGTGCTCCGCGTGCAACGGGATCTGGCTGGACGCGGGGGAGCTGGAGGCCGCCGTCGAGCTCGAACGAGGGTTGCTGGGGAGGATCTTCGGGTTGTGA
- a CDS encoding UvrD-helicase domain-containing protein produces MRENREKAANEFGRDLAVDASAGTGKTSTLVARATNLFLARPDLSTDHVLLLTFTDKAAAEMKARVTEGWERLFAATQETDSNDEVGRLAAAWNPLARVPSTVYPDFASLRRRVEEMVDGVGRLSVTTFHSFCARVLRSFPAEAGVDPLFEVLPETASADAWDAAFRKFLQGEFGREAVLPEWERILSRLPDPSKAWWVIRRLCLFQRDLLRGPAPDFGAPGDFLDFLVREYGSSVEYFRSFVAGILAPADDPAAEKFRGALRVLDSAWDAVSRRDLAAASESAKGGAMAFALDLRMAASKKKFPRPEGPKLSEVRDALLRFWKQVAEVPGGDAAARFLVARAGIALGEYEAAKESGLDFMDLLLRASDLLAGNPEVARRLGERFRYIFVDEFQDTDPLQAGVLRALAADAVPGRLFVVGDPKQSIYGFRRADIQVYRKFREGMVDAGGEDVPLTRNFRSRPDLLATLSGLFSSVLSGGEDFSPAYVHVEADRKDPGEGHPVSLYRLDPVVDESEFLAALVGRIVGSVKVRDRGFVERPASFRDIAVLYRSDASGEVLAGYRAALAAAGIPHVVPSRKGFFLRQEIQDVRMVLSAIDVPADRSARHAALKTIFFGLSDEEIHPLYGEDPAAVPSRTREAVALLSRLSARRGRASLPDLLAALFRETGVDFVAARIPDGERIVRNLSKAAEMARDFEWGGAGSLKLFLAEIRRKAAGGREEDEVPDFEEGEDAVRLSTIHGAKGLEFPIVILGGICRGGRKGPEGVRADRVRGLSAVIFPGFRTYSAFRRVPDAGRPVTFEEWEMEKMVAEERRLLYVAATRAKDRLYIVDGGKGSGSTLRDALREGTSGATAAGEGRCLITGLPGERMRLAESGTGGPTGGELLQVAVTSALREEASHPPAHLAVPPIAWARAASVAEPAPPAELPEPVSLAELNDRSRGKRFGEKVHRVFEAYPPVTDPWPPPGAVLPVIWDEEEERRWDAIVAAVRASPLCREIRFSRVVGTELPLLRVRGSTADEARADLVVRPPGPAGALRVIDYKTGERDRSLEEAYFLQLREYRDILSEAWRVPVRGTLWYVESGASLEVT; encoded by the coding sequence GTGCGCGAGAACCGGGAAAAGGCGGCCAACGAGTTCGGGCGCGATCTTGCCGTCGACGCCTCCGCGGGGACGGGGAAGACGTCCACCCTGGTGGCGCGGGCAACCAATCTCTTCCTCGCCCGCCCGGATCTTTCCACCGACCATGTCCTCCTGCTGACCTTCACCGACAAGGCGGCGGCGGAGATGAAGGCGCGCGTGACGGAGGGGTGGGAGCGGCTCTTCGCGGCGACGCAGGAAACCGACTCCAACGACGAGGTCGGCCGACTGGCGGCGGCGTGGAACCCGCTGGCCCGCGTTCCCTCGACGGTCTATCCCGACTTCGCCTCGCTGCGTCGGCGGGTCGAGGAGATGGTCGACGGGGTAGGCCGCCTCTCCGTGACGACGTTCCACTCGTTCTGTGCCCGCGTTCTCCGCTCCTTTCCGGCGGAGGCGGGGGTCGACCCCCTTTTCGAGGTGCTCCCGGAGACCGCGTCGGCGGACGCGTGGGACGCCGCGTTCCGCAAATTTCTGCAAGGGGAGTTCGGGAGGGAAGCGGTCCTCCCGGAGTGGGAGCGGATCCTCTCCCGCCTTCCCGATCCCTCGAAGGCGTGGTGGGTGATCCGCCGCCTCTGCCTCTTCCAGCGCGACCTGCTGCGCGGTCCGGCGCCGGATTTCGGGGCGCCGGGGGACTTCCTCGACTTCCTGGTTCGGGAGTACGGGTCTTCCGTGGAATATTTCCGTTCCTTCGTCGCCGGTATTCTGGCTCCCGCCGACGATCCGGCGGCGGAGAAGTTCCGCGGTGCCCTCCGCGTCCTCGACTCCGCGTGGGATGCGGTTTCGCGGAGGGATCTCGCCGCCGCCTCGGAGAGCGCGAAGGGGGGGGCGATGGCATTTGCGCTGGACCTGCGCATGGCGGCGAGCAAAAAAAAGTTCCCCCGCCCCGAGGGGCCGAAACTGTCCGAAGTGCGCGATGCGCTGCTCCGGTTCTGGAAACAGGTTGCCGAGGTTCCCGGGGGAGACGCGGCGGCGCGCTTCCTCGTGGCGCGGGCCGGAATCGCCCTTGGGGAGTACGAAGCGGCGAAGGAGAGCGGGCTCGACTTCATGGACCTGCTGCTGCGCGCGAGCGATCTTCTCGCGGGGAATCCCGAGGTCGCTCGGCGGCTGGGGGAACGGTTCCGTTACATTTTCGTGGACGAGTTTCAGGACACGGACCCTTTGCAGGCGGGGGTTCTTCGGGCGCTCGCCGCCGACGCGGTCCCGGGGCGCCTTTTTGTCGTCGGGGATCCGAAACAGTCGATTTACGGCTTCCGCCGTGCCGACATCCAGGTGTACCGGAAATTCCGCGAGGGGATGGTCGACGCCGGCGGGGAGGACGTCCCGCTAACCCGCAATTTCCGCAGCCGCCCCGACCTGCTCGCGACTCTTTCCGGCCTCTTCTCCAGTGTTCTCTCCGGCGGGGAGGACTTCTCTCCGGCCTACGTGCACGTCGAGGCCGACCGGAAAGACCCCGGCGAGGGGCATCCCGTCTCGCTTTACCGCCTCGACCCTGTCGTCGACGAGTCGGAGTTCCTCGCGGCGCTGGTCGGACGGATCGTCGGGTCGGTGAAGGTCCGGGATCGCGGGTTCGTCGAACGCCCCGCGTCGTTCCGGGACATCGCCGTCCTCTACCGGTCCGACGCCTCGGGCGAAGTGCTGGCGGGGTATCGCGCGGCGCTTGCGGCCGCGGGGATCCCCCACGTCGTCCCATCCCGCAAGGGGTTCTTCCTGAGGCAGGAGATCCAGGACGTGCGGATGGTGCTCTCCGCCATCGATGTCCCCGCGGACCGGTCGGCGCGGCACGCCGCCCTGAAGACGATCTTCTTCGGCCTTTCGGACGAGGAGATCCACCCGCTCTACGGGGAGGACCCGGCCGCGGTGCCGTCCCGCACGCGGGAGGCCGTGGCGCTCCTTTCCCGTCTCTCCGCGCGGCGCGGGCGGGCGTCGCTTCCGGACCTTCTCGCGGCCTTGTTCCGGGAGACGGGGGTCGATTTCGTCGCGGCGCGGATTCCCGACGGGGAGCGGATCGTCCGGAACCTGTCGAAGGCCGCGGAGATGGCGAGGGATTTCGAATGGGGCGGAGCGGGTTCCCTCAAGCTCTTCCTCGCGGAGATCCGCCGCAAGGCCGCCGGGGGGCGGGAGGAGGACGAGGTTCCCGACTTCGAGGAGGGGGAGGACGCCGTGCGTCTCTCCACGATCCACGGGGCGAAGGGGCTCGAGTTCCCGATCGTGATCCTCGGGGGGATCTGCCGCGGCGGCCGGAAGGGACCGGAAGGGGTGCGGGCGGACCGGGTGCGGGGCCTTTCCGCGGTGATCTTCCCCGGGTTCCGGACGTATTCGGCGTTCCGGCGGGTGCCGGACGCGGGGCGCCCGGTGACGTTCGAGGAGTGGGAGATGGAGAAGATGGTGGCGGAGGAGCGCCGCCTTCTCTACGTCGCGGCAACCCGCGCGAAGGATCGGCTTTACATCGTGGACGGGGGAAAAGGGTCCGGCTCCACCCTTCGGGACGCGTTGCGGGAAGGGACCTCCGGGGCGACGGCGGCAGGGGAGGGCCGTTGCCTTATCACGGGGCTCCCGGGCGAGCGGATGAGGCTGGCGGAATCCGGGACGGGGGGACCAACGGGCGGGGAGCTGCTCCAGGTGGCGGTGACGTCGGCCTTGCGGGAGGAGGCCTCGCATCCTCCCGCGCACCTCGCCGTGCCGCCGATCGCCTGGGCGCGGGCCGCTTCGGTCGCGGAGCCGGCCCCGCCGGCGGAGCTGCCCGAGCCGGTCTCCCTCGCGGAACTGAACGACCGGTCGCGCGGGAAGCGGTTCGGGGAGAAGGTCCACCGTGTCTTCGAGGCGTACCCGCCGGTGACCGACCCGTGGCCACCGCCGGGGGCAGTCCTTCCGGTGATCTGGGACGAGGAAGAGGAGCGACGATGGGACGCGATCGTCGCCGCCGTCCGCGCCTCTCCACTATGCCGGGAGATCCGCTTCTCCCGCGTCGTCGGGACGGAGCTGCCGCTCCTGCGGGTCCGCGGCTCCACTGCGGACGAGGCGCGCGCCGACCTCGTCGTTCGACCCCCTGGACCGGCGGGGGCGCTGCGGGTCATCGATTACAAGACCGGGGAGCGCGATCGGTCGCTCGAGGAGGCGTACTTCCTCCAGTTGCGGGAGTACCGCGATATTCTTTCCGAGGCGTGGCGCGTCCCCGTGCGGGGGACCCTGTGGTACGTGGAATCCGGCGCGTCGCTTGAAGTGACGTGA
- a CDS encoding PD-(D/E)XK nuclease family protein → MLDRLPAISRLYAGPFPALEERLIGRYFGRAGRDPEREHVLLVPSNELREHLLKRLAAVPGVPSVFAGASVMTLYDFAVRLLKHRGIFPTELPPARMAAAILAAVRETYASGGGDFGGISATPGFIQALARTLSDLEEGCVGDAALASTERAAKDRGDVRKAARWAEWRRLRASVGRKVRAMGGETRRRIFQEAVAGFEQPGYPFRTTLYGFYDFTRLQWMLVDRLLSSGLLDEVYFPGLFDDEGTLRPSFLYAARAWDRLRVAFEGNVEFLNDVPTAGIAFVRERIFSPVPPAEIRPAPFPVLSAPHAEGEMRLAARRVRSWRDADPRVSVILVARKVTPEMAADWERIAAEYGIETAGRLDVPLSSVPLVRLLLRMIAVARDDFPRREVIDVLSSPYRRFAGGEDGIAARLDLWDLLSKELLVVSGSDWETRLARHRRGRRPVEDADTEADGRAQQLALLRSEVRALRTSLRPLAEARGYAAFARAVRALLVREFRVVQDDTPEGERDRRAVEALFAILDDLDAIPDREAPWPGTREGAEGFSALLTAQRLFVGERGGMRKPGAVVLGDAVVLRGVTADRAIFLSVNEDAVPAQLEEDPLFPDDDREEINRETRQPDLPDALSLRRRNAAEEKLLFALPAASVREGIAFSVLRADSAGAVRRPSRYLLHLLSRFAGPAVFSEEWEAASGASVERLPRSPFAALGGEGPRSARETALRGWLAGEPPEVDTAGVPWEKVRGILTAWGARSAGEGIFPGPGLRVRLPASHSASSLEELARCPYRYFLQRIIHLDPLEEPEEALALSPAELGEIAHDILRRLGRDAAAGKGWGDVSAAARSSVARFARENPTGLPGLFRIRCRGVERDVERLAAWERKREAERPGWRIDRVEEAFSLPAGPPHPALRGRVDRIDRGPAGEARVIDYKYRDPARGEIPPDWIRHGLSHQVPVYLAFAASLSPAPSAVSAAFYFLRNEFGIEEAPGWDEIREEWAAALAGWLSLAEAGAFPPLPHHRFTSAGRTSPRYCDSCLFRDHCRVSPLYDGSEIASGALAARIAREPALRPVADHRPGKE, encoded by the coding sequence ATGCTGGACAGGCTCCCCGCCATCTCGCGACTGTACGCCGGACCGTTCCCCGCGCTCGAGGAACGGCTGATCGGGCGATATTTCGGCCGTGCCGGCCGGGATCCCGAGCGGGAGCACGTTCTTCTCGTACCGTCCAACGAACTCCGGGAGCACCTCCTGAAGCGCCTGGCGGCGGTTCCCGGAGTTCCCTCCGTCTTCGCGGGCGCTTCCGTGATGACGTTGTACGACTTCGCCGTACGGCTGCTGAAGCATCGGGGGATCTTCCCGACGGAACTTCCTCCGGCGAGGATGGCGGCGGCGATCCTCGCGGCGGTGCGGGAAACGTACGCATCGGGGGGCGGGGATTTCGGGGGGATCTCCGCGACGCCGGGCTTCATTCAGGCCCTCGCACGCACGCTTTCCGACCTCGAGGAGGGCTGTGTGGGGGACGCGGCGCTTGCGTCGACGGAACGGGCGGCGAAGGACCGGGGAGACGTCCGGAAGGCGGCGCGGTGGGCGGAGTGGAGGCGGCTGCGGGCGTCCGTGGGCCGTAAGGTCCGGGCGATGGGGGGGGAGACGCGGCGCCGGATCTTCCAGGAGGCGGTGGCGGGGTTCGAGCAGCCCGGCTACCCGTTCCGCACAACCTTGTACGGATTCTACGATTTCACCCGCCTTCAGTGGATGCTGGTCGACCGGCTCCTCTCTTCGGGCCTGCTGGACGAGGTCTACTTTCCCGGTCTCTTCGACGACGAGGGAACCCTTCGTCCCTCGTTCCTGTACGCCGCCAGGGCGTGGGATCGTCTGCGCGTCGCCTTCGAGGGGAACGTGGAGTTCCTGAACGACGTCCCCACCGCAGGGATCGCGTTCGTGCGCGAGCGGATCTTCTCCCCCGTACCACCTGCGGAAATTCGACCCGCGCCCTTCCCGGTCCTCTCCGCCCCCCACGCGGAAGGGGAGATGCGCCTCGCCGCACGACGGGTCCGGTCCTGGCGGGATGCCGATCCCCGCGTTTCCGTCATCCTCGTCGCGAGAAAGGTGACCCCGGAAATGGCGGCCGACTGGGAACGGATCGCCGCGGAGTACGGCATCGAGACGGCGGGGCGCCTCGACGTCCCCCTCTCTTCCGTCCCCCTCGTGCGCCTCCTCCTTCGGATGATCGCGGTCGCGCGGGACGACTTTCCGCGTCGGGAGGTGATCGACGTCCTCTCTTCCCCGTATCGTCGTTTCGCGGGTGGGGAGGACGGCATCGCCGCGCGGCTCGACCTGTGGGACCTCCTCTCGAAGGAGCTCCTGGTCGTTTCCGGGTCCGATTGGGAAACGCGCCTGGCCCGGCATCGGCGGGGCCGCCGTCCGGTGGAGGATGCCGATACGGAGGCGGACGGTCGCGCACAGCAGCTCGCCCTCCTCCGGTCCGAAGTGCGCGCGTTGCGGACCTCCCTGCGGCCCCTCGCGGAGGCGCGGGGGTACGCCGCGTTCGCCCGGGCGGTGCGGGCCCTTCTCGTCCGCGAGTTCCGGGTCGTTCAGGACGACACCCCGGAGGGAGAACGCGACCGCCGGGCGGTGGAGGCGCTCTTCGCGATTCTCGACGACCTCGATGCGATCCCTGACCGCGAGGCTCCGTGGCCGGGGACAAGGGAGGGGGCGGAGGGATTTTCGGCTCTCCTCACTGCGCAGCGGCTCTTCGTCGGAGAGCGCGGAGGAATGCGAAAGCCCGGAGCGGTCGTCCTCGGCGACGCCGTCGTCCTGCGGGGCGTGACGGCGGACCGGGCGATCTTCCTGTCGGTGAACGAGGACGCGGTGCCGGCCCAGCTCGAGGAAGACCCGCTCTTCCCGGACGACGACCGGGAGGAGATCAACCGCGAAACGCGCCAGCCGGACTTGCCGGACGCCTTGTCGCTGCGGCGACGAAACGCGGCGGAGGAGAAGCTTCTATTCGCCCTCCCCGCCGCCTCTGTGCGGGAGGGGATCGCATTCTCCGTCCTGCGCGCCGATTCGGCGGGCGCGGTCCGGCGCCCCTCCCGGTACCTGCTCCACCTGTTGTCGCGGTTCGCCGGCCCCGCGGTTTTCTCCGAGGAGTGGGAGGCCGCCTCCGGCGCCTCCGTCGAACGTCTCCCCCGGTCTCCCTTCGCCGCTCTCGGGGGCGAGGGGCCGCGCAGCGCCAGGGAAACGGCCCTGCGCGGGTGGCTCGCGGGAGAGCCGCCGGAGGTCGACACCGCCGGTGTACCGTGGGAGAAGGTGCGCGGGATCCTGACCGCGTGGGGGGCGCGATCCGCCGGCGAGGGGATCTTCCCGGGACCGGGTCTTCGCGTCCGTCTTCCGGCCTCGCACAGCGCTTCCTCGCTGGAGGAGCTGGCCCGCTGTCCGTACCGGTACTTTCTCCAACGCATCATCCACCTCGATCCTCTGGAGGAGCCCGAAGAGGCGCTCGCCCTCTCTCCCGCCGAGCTGGGGGAGATCGCCCATGACATCCTGCGCCGCCTCGGTCGGGACGCCGCGGCGGGAAAGGGGTGGGGTGACGTTTCCGCCGCCGCGCGAAGCTCCGTTGCCCGCTTCGCCCGGGAGAACCCGACCGGCCTCCCCGGCCTCTTCCGGATCCGGTGTAGAGGCGTGGAGCGGGACGTGGAGCGCCTCGCGGCGTGGGAGCGGAAGCGGGAGGCCGAGCGCCCCGGGTGGCGAATCGACCGGGTCGAAGAGGCGTTCTCCCTCCCCGCCGGGCCGCCCCATCCGGCCCTTCGCGGGCGGGTCGACCGGATCGACCGCGGCCCCGCGGGGGAAGCCCGGGTGATCGATTACAAGTATCGTGACCCGGCCCGCGGAGAGATCCCCCCGGACTGGATCCGTCACGGTCTTTCCCACCAGGTCCCCGTCTACCTTGCGTTCGCGGCGTCGCTGTCGCCCGCGCCGTCCGCCGTCTCGGCGGCCTTCTACTTTCTCCGCAACGAGTTCGGGATCGAGGAGGCGCCGGGGTGGGACGAGATCCGCGAGGAGTGGGCCGCCGCCCTCGCCGGCTGGCTTTCTCTTGCCGAAGCGGGTGCGTTTCCGCCGCTGCCGCACCACCGGTTCACCAGCGCGGGGCGGACGTCGCCACGGTATTGCGATTCCTGCCTGTTCCGGGATCATTGCCGCGTCTCGCCGCTCTACGACGGATCGGAGATCGCCTCCGGCGCGCTCGCCGCGCGGATCGCGCGGGAACCGGCGCTGCGGCCGGTGGCCGACCACCGGCCCGGAAAGGAGTAG